GGGAAATCGCGTGGGACTCGGCGTTGGTTGAAGCTTCTGTTCCATCCGAGGCGAGGAGAATGTGATCGTACATACAGGTTGTATTTCTCTCAGTTGGTAAATAAACCGATGGCTCCGTTCTCAGACAGCGAGAGGCCCCACGACGACCGAAAGCCATCGGCGACTGCGGAGGTCGGTTCGAATTGCTGGCCAAGTATCCGTACAGCAGCCAGCGACCGACGGCCCGGCGTCTTCGAAACATCTTAGCGACCGGGCGTGGCATCTCCCGACATGACAGTCGAATCTGATTGGGACGACTGGCTCCCGCGTGCGGTGGAGTCGGCGACACCCGACGGACTGGCGATCTGGTATCTGGGCTGTAACGGCTTCATCGTGAAATCCAGTGGCGGGACGACCGTCTTCATCGACCCGTATCTCGGCACGGGCGACCCGCCGCGAACCGTCCGGATGGTCCCAGTGCCGTTCAATCCCGAAGATATCACCGAGTGCGACGCGGTTCTGGGTACCCACGAGCATACCGACCACGTTCACGGGCCGTCACAAGCGCCGATTCTCGCCGGGACGGGCGCGGACTACTATACGACTGACAGTGGTCACGACGTTATCCGAGAGGAGGCGTGGCTGGAGAACTATAGCGTCACCGACGACCAGCTCCACGAAGTCACGGAGGGGGACACGCTCGAAATCGGCGACCTGACAGTTCACGTCGAACCGGCCAACGATCCCGACGCCGAGCACCCGGTGTCGTACGTGTTCGAACACGACGCCGGTACGTTCTTCCACGGCGGCGACGCCCGCCCCGGCGAGTTCGAGTCTGTCGGCGAGCGCTACGACATTGACGTCGGCGTTCTCGCGTTCGGGACGGTCGGGATGATCGACGACAAGGAGACCGGCGAACCGACGCGAACGCAGTGGTACAACGACGAGAACATGATTATCGAAGCCGCGAACGAACTCCAGCTGGACACCCTCATCCCGACCCACTGGGACATGTGGAAGGGAATGACGACGGAGCCGACCGTCCTGCACAACCACGCCAACAGCTTCGCGCATCCCTCGACGCTTTCAATCGTTGAAATCGGCGACCGGTACGATCTCGACTGACAACGGTCTGCCAGTGTCGCACGGACGGTCTGTCCGTCTTTGCTGGCTCACGTCCTGTTCGTGTTACTGAGGTTACGTCTCTATATTATATTAATCAGTATCGTATAGAAAAAAGGTGTAAATG
The genomic region above belongs to Haloarcula hispanica ATCC 33960 and contains:
- a CDS encoding MBL fold metallo-hydrolase — protein: MTVESDWDDWLPRAVESATPDGLAIWYLGCNGFIVKSSGGTTVFIDPYLGTGDPPRTVRMVPVPFNPEDITECDAVLGTHEHTDHVHGPSQAPILAGTGADYYTTDSGHDVIREEAWLENYSVTDDQLHEVTEGDTLEIGDLTVHVEPANDPDAEHPVSYVFEHDAGTFFHGGDARPGEFESVGERYDIDVGVLAFGTVGMIDDKETGEPTRTQWYNDENMIIEAANELQLDTLIPTHWDMWKGMTTEPTVLHNHANSFAHPSTLSIVEIGDRYDLD